Proteins found in one Zea mays cultivar B73 chromosome 1, Zm-B73-REFERENCE-NAM-5.0, whole genome shotgun sequence genomic segment:
- the LOC103635878 gene encoding 2-hydroxy-6-oxononadienedioate/2-hydroxy-6-oxononatrienedioate hydrolase 2, with amino-acid sequence MAIPFKPAPAPPPILALPASAPAQRSPEPGPPHRSRRRSPIMATTPAEDPEPGLPPPKALCEQPRRRRPCVLLSFSAARDRFLRGRFLSAGLRPFSVRLPSPAGTSTVVHLWAPPRPARRPVLLLHGFGASATWQWAPYLRSLLAAGLDPIVPDLLFFGASSSTVPDRSDTFQARTVKAAMDGMGVRRFAVVGVSYGGFVAYRLAAMYPEAVERVVLVSSGVCLEEGDLAAGLFPVADVGEAAELLVPRRPAEVRRLVKLTFVRPPPIMPSCFLKDYINVMGSDHLEEKAELLHALINDRKLSDLPKINQPTLIIWGEQDQVFPMELAHRLERHLGESSRLVVVKNAGHAANLEKSKEVCKSIIDYFQEPGSSD; translated from the exons ATGGCAATCCCATTTAAACCAGCCCCGGCTCCGCCACCCATCCTCGCCTTACCCGCCAGCGCCCCAGCCCAGCGATCGCCGGAGCCCGGGCCTCCCCACCGCTCGCGCCGGCGGTCGCCGATCATGGCCACCACCCCCGCCGAGGATCCGGAGCCTGggctacctcctcccaaagcgcTCTGCGAGcagccgcggcggcggcgcccgtgcGTCCTCCTCAGCTTCTCGGCAGCGCGCGACCGCTTCCTCCGGGGTCGGTTCCTCTCGGCGGGCCTGCGCCCCTTCTCCGTCCGCCTCCCCTCGCCGGCCGGCACCAGCACCGTCGTCCACCTCTGGGCGCCGCCGCGGCCCGCGCGGCGGCCCGTGCTCCTCCTCCACGGGTTCGGCGCGTCGGCGACGTGGCAGTGGGCCCCGTACCTCCGCAGCCTCCTCGCGGCCGGCCTCGACCCCATCGTCCCGGACCTCCTCTTCTTCGGCGCCTCCTCGTCCACGGTCCCCGACCGCTCCGACACCTTCCAGGCCAGGACCGTGAAGGCCGCCATGGACGGCATGGGCGTGCGCCGCTTCGCCGTGGTCGGCGTCAGCTACGGCGGCTTCGTCGCGTACCGGCTGGCGGCCATGTACCCGGAGGCCGTGGAGCGGGTGGTCCTCGTGTCGTCGGGCGTGTGCCTGGAGGAGGGGGACCTCGCCGCGGGCCTGTTCCCCGTCGCCGACGTCGGGGAGGCGGCCGAGCTGCTCGTCCCCCGCCGGCCGGCGGAGGTGCGCCGGCTCGTCAAGCTCACCTTCGTCCGGCCGCCGCCCATCATGCCCTCCTGCTTCCTCAAGGATTACATCAAT GTGATGGGCTCAGACCACCTTGAGGAGAAGGCCGAGCTTCTACACGCTCTCATCAACGATAGGAAACTGTCAGATCTTCCAAAGATAAACCAG CCAACGCTGATCATTTGGGGGGAGCAGGATCAGGTCTTCCCAATGGAGCTGGCGCATAGGTTGGAGAG GCATCTTGGGGAGAGTTCTAGATTAGTAGTCGTAAAAAACGCTGGGCACGCGGCCAATCTAGAGAAGTCCAAGGAGGTGTGCAAGAGCATCATTGACTATTTTCAGGAACCGGGTTCAAGTGATTGA